The following are encoded together in the Candidatus Methylomirabilis oxygeniifera genome:
- a CDS encoding putative PilT protein-like (Evidence 3 : Function proposed based on presence of conserved amino acid motif, structural feature or limited homology): MLAFLFKERGYEKILDLLEKAAQTDQVLFIAAPNWAEVRYMVERKVGAGRWSEVQHKLLGLPLEVVPADQPLAELAGEIKAIRKMSLADCFAAALARQKKADLYTGDPEFKSVEKDIKVLWL, translated from the coding sequence GTGCTTGCTTTCCTATTCAAGGAGAGAGGTTACGAGAAGATCCTCGATCTTCTGGAAAAGGCCGCCCAGACCGACCAGGTTCTTTTCATTGCGGCGCCGAACTGGGCGGAGGTCAGATACATGGTGGAGCGAAAAGTCGGGGCAGGGCGATGGAGCGAGGTCCAACACAAACTGCTCGGCCTCCCGCTCGAAGTTGTTCCGGCGGACCAACCACTCGCTGAATTGGCCGGAGAGATCAAGGCAATAAGAAAAATGTCGCTGGCCGATTGCTTTGCTGCTGCCCTGGCAAGACAAAAGAAAGCCGATCTCTACACCGGTGATCCCGAGTTCAAGTCGGTCGAGAAGGACATCAAGGTTTTGTGGCTCTGA
- a CDS encoding protein of unknown function (Evidence 5 : No homology to any previously reported sequences), with amino-acid sequence MEVAHVTSKGQLVVPSRLRRKYGIKPGTKICFIERESEIVFQPVTPEHIRSVCGMLKSETSVTEELLKERAMDKRREEADVEKVRT; translated from the coding sequence ATGGAAGTCGCACATGTAACAAGCAAGGGGCAACTTGTTGTCCCGTCTCGGCTGCGCCGTAAGTATGGTATCAAGCCTGGTACAAAGATCTGCTTCATCGAGCGCGAGAGCGAAATCGTGTTTCAGCCTGTTACACCAGAACATATTCGGAGCGTCTGTGGCATGCTCAAAAGCGAGACGTCCGTAACTGAAGAGCTGCTGAAGGAGCGGGCTATGGACAAGAGGCGCGAGGAAGCCGACGTTGAAAAGGTCCGTACTTGA
- the KHK gene encoding Ketohexokinase (Hepatic fructokinase), producing the protein MAERSLEVHMARILAIGGVTLDLIFTVAHYPDEDAELRAKGLRICPGGNAANTLVVLSQLGHACAFGGVLADDSEATPIIDHLVRHRIDLTACRYVRGRPPTSCVLLSLEGGTRTIVHHRELPEYGDDDFRRIDLTPFDWVHFEGRDASEATRMVRRVRESCPGLPCSVEVEKPRPGIEAIFADATVLIFSRAYAGHLGFDVPRPFLSTIREQAPQADLIVTWGKEGAYGLDRQGEIQHSPAYPPIEIKDTLGAGDTFNAGLIDAYLKGRGLAEALSHACRLAGTKCGQIGLEGLQWPRTL; encoded by the coding sequence ATGGCTGAGCGCTCACTGGAGGTTCACATGGCGCGGATCCTGGCTATCGGCGGTGTGACGCTTGACCTTATTTTCACCGTCGCGCACTACCCTGATGAGGATGCCGAGCTTCGCGCCAAGGGGCTCCGCATCTGCCCGGGCGGCAATGCCGCCAATACCCTGGTTGTCCTCAGTCAACTGGGTCACGCGTGCGCCTTTGGCGGCGTGTTGGCGGATGACTCCGAGGCCACTCCTATCATTGACCACTTGGTCCGCCATCGCATCGACCTCACTGCTTGCCGCTATGTTCGCGGCCGACCGCCGACCTCATGCGTTCTGTTGAGTCTCGAAGGCGGCACGCGCACCATCGTGCACCATCGGGAGCTGCCTGAGTACGGTGATGACGACTTCCGGCGAATTGATCTGACGCCGTTCGACTGGGTCCACTTTGAGGGCCGCGATGCATCAGAGGCCACCCGCATGGTACGCCGTGTCCGCGAGAGTTGTCCAGGCCTGCCATGTTCGGTGGAGGTGGAGAAGCCGCGTCCCGGGATCGAAGCGATCTTCGCAGACGCGACGGTGCTGATCTTCTCACGCGCCTATGCCGGCCACCTGGGATTCGACGTGCCCCGCCCTTTCCTGTCCACGATACGGGAGCAGGCGCCGCAGGCGGACCTGATCGTCACATGGGGTAAAGAGGGGGCCTACGGTCTCGACCGTCAAGGCGAGATCCAACACAGCCCGGCTTATCCCCCGATCGAAATCAAAGACACCCTGGGCGCAGGTGATACCTTCAACGCCGGGCTGATCGATGCCTATCTGAAGGGTCGTGGGTTGGCCGAGGCCCTGTCGCACGCCTGCCGCCTGGCCGGCACAAAGTGCGGCCAGATCGGCCTCGAGGGGTTGCAGTGGCCTCGCACTCTATAA
- a CDS encoding conserved protein of unknown function (Evidence 4 : Homologs of previously reported genes of unknown function), giving the protein MRIRIERNPSQDRLAALRVTTWPTWSKEVSIFPWNYDRTETCYFLEGEVIVTPDEGEPVQIGKGDLVVFPVGIACTWDIRCPVKKHYRFD; this is encoded by the coding sequence ATGAGGATTCGGATAGAGCGCAACCCTTCCCAGGATCGCCTTGCAGCGCTCAGGGTCACAACCTGGCCGACTTGGAGTAAGGAGGTCTCGATCTTCCCCTGGAACTACGACCGCACAGAGACCTGCTATTTCCTGGAGGGGGAGGTCATCGTCACGCCTGACGAGGGGGAGCCGGTGCAGATCGGTAAGGGCGATCTCGTCGTATTTCCCGTCGGGATAGCCTGCACCTGGGATATTCGCTGCCCCGTGAAAAAGCATTACCGGTTCGACTGA
- a CDS encoding conserved protein of unknown function (Evidence 4 : Homologs of previously reported genes of unknown function): protein MPTPEELKEEDRKIRQLRLVVSLTMSTISQTTLSLDEASRMVIATRELALRLFPGKELAFDLIYQPRFRRLLAERYHLH from the coding sequence ATGCCGACCCCTGAGGAGCTCAAGGAAGAGGACAGGAAGATACGGCAACTTCGGCTCGTGGTCAGCCTCACGATGAGCACAATCAGCCAGACGACACTATCGCTCGATGAGGCCTCCAGGATGGTCATCGCCACGAGGGAATTGGCACTACGCCTCTTTCCCGGGAAGGAGCTGGCCTTCGATCTGATCTATCAGCCCCGCTTCCGGAGACTCCTGGCCGAACGGTACCACCTCCATTAA
- the nfo gene encoding putative endonuclease 4 (Endonuclease IV) (Endodeoxyribonuclease IV) (Evidence 3 : Function proposed based on presence of conserved amino acid motif, structural feature or limited homology) — protein sequence MRTQQSQHSKLKDLLLGAHMSIAGGVDLAPLRGQQVGCHTIQLFTKSSNQWRARSLPADEIDRFHANLRAAAIAQTVAHGAYLINLASTDPALHQKSMAACLEELERAEALGIPSLVIHPGAHMGAGEAAGLQQVANNIRELLKRTKGYRVQVVLETTAGQGTTLGHRFEQIALLLNQIDLSERTGVCLDTCHLFAAGYDIRTPDGYANVLKLFDQTVGISSLKVIHLNDCKKELGCRVDRHEHIGKGAIGLDAFRCLVTDPRLRGIPMIIETPKDGNFITADCRNLKILQDLAKK from the coding sequence ATGAGAACACAGCAGTCACAACACTCCAAGCTCAAAGACTTGCTCCTCGGCGCCCATATGTCGATTGCAGGAGGGGTCGATCTGGCGCCGCTGAGGGGCCAACAGGTCGGCTGTCACACAATCCAGCTTTTCACCAAAAGCAGCAACCAGTGGCGGGCCAGATCGTTGCCCGCCGACGAGATCGACCGATTCCATGCCAATCTTCGGGCTGCCGCCATCGCTCAGACCGTAGCCCACGGCGCGTACCTGATCAATCTGGCATCCACGGACCCCGCATTACATCAGAAGTCGATGGCGGCCTGCCTGGAGGAGCTCGAACGGGCAGAGGCGCTGGGTATCCCCTCCCTCGTAATCCATCCAGGTGCCCACATGGGGGCCGGCGAGGCGGCGGGATTACAACAGGTGGCGAACAACATTCGGGAACTGCTGAAGCGGACGAAGGGCTATCGGGTACAGGTGGTTCTTGAGACCACGGCCGGTCAGGGAACCACGTTAGGACATCGCTTCGAGCAGATCGCCCTTCTTTTGAATCAGATCGATCTTTCAGAGCGAACCGGCGTCTGCCTGGATACGTGTCACCTGTTTGCGGCCGGTTACGATATCCGGACACCGGATGGGTATGCGAACGTTCTGAAGCTGTTCGATCAGACCGTGGGTATCTCCTCCCTCAAGGTCATTCACCTCAACGACTGTAAGAAGGAGTTGGGCTGTCGCGTGGACCGCCACGAGCACATCGGCAAGGGGGCGATCGGGCTTGACGCATTCCGCTGCCTGGTCACCGATCCTCGCCTGCGGGGTATCCCGATGATCATCGAAACCCCGAAGGACGGCAATTTTATCACAGCTGATTGCCGAAATCTGAAGATCCTTCAAGACCTGGCGAAGAAGTAG